The DNA window ATGGGCACCGTCGCCCGTGGCTGCAACGCTGGCGAACGATTCGACCGCGACCCCTACGACGACACCCCGGAAAAGAAAAACGCGCCAGCGTGCGAATGGCGAGGTGAACGTATGAGCACCGGCAACCTAAAACGCGCCATCGGGCAAAAGGAACGATTGGCGATTCGACAGGAACAAGCCCTGCGGCTTCGCCTGGACGGGCTGTCCCACTCTGAAATCGGCGAACGCCTGGGCATCGACCGGTCACAGATTACCCGCGACCTACAGAAGGTCATGAAGGCGACCGCCAAGCGAACGGAAGAGACGGCGGAGCAGTTGCGGAGCATCGAACTACAGCGGCTTGACCTGGGCATTGCCAGCATCGCGGACAAGGTGCGAGCCGGCGACCCGAGGGCGCTTGACCTGTGGTTGAGGTATTCGGAGTCCCGTCGTCGGTTGCTGGGTCTGGATCAGCAGCAGCAGACAACCGCCCTGATCGGTGAGGGTGCCGGGCTGGTGTTCAACATCATCGAAGCACAACGCCCCGCCCGGTTCGTCGAATCGACCGCGACCACGCCCGGCGACGCAATCGTCGAATCGTTCGCACCCGCCCTGCCAGCACCCACGGAAGGGAGCGCCACCAATGGCTAAGACTCGCAAACCGACCGCATCGACCATCGAACTGTTGCCGAAGCAATACGCGTTCGTCACCAGCACAGCCCGCGAGGTGCTCTACAGCGGCGCGTTCGGTGCCGGCAAGAGCCGTGCGACCTGCGTGAAGTTGGCGACCCGTGCTCAACGCCCCGGCGCTAGGGAAGCCCTTGTCCGTAAGCACCTGGTCACCTTGAAGGGAACCACCCTCAAGACCCTGCTGGAACCCGAGGGCAACTTACCGCCCGTACTGCCGCCGGGAAGCTACAGCCACAACCAATCGGCGAAAACCATCCGCATCGTCGGCGGGGGCGAAATCGTCTACTTCGGGCTCGACGACGTGGCGAAGGTCGGAAGCTACAACCTGTCAGGCGTCGGCGTGGATCAGGCGGAGGAGTTGTCCGAGAACGATTGGACGGCGCTTCGTGGTCGCATCCGGTTGAACGTCGATGGCGTGCCAAACTCCCTTTACGGGGCGTGCAACCCGTCCGGACCCGAACACTTCCTGGCGGTCCGCTTCGGGCTCAACGGTCGCAGCAAGGCGGCGGACGGATGCCACGCCATCGCCACGAAGAGCGCCGACAACTGGCACTTGCCGGAGTCCTACCTGCGCGACCTGCAGACATACACCGGCGTCGCTAAGCGGCGGTATGTCGATGGCGAATGGTGCGGCTCGGACGGTCTGGTCTACGACACCTTCGACCCTGCCATTCACGTTCGCGAACGCCGCGACGTTTGGCAACGCGTCATCGTCGGCGGCGATCAAGGATTTTCGAACCCGACCGCGATGGTAGTCATCGCCGAAGCCGAGGACGGCACCCTGCACCTGCTGGCGGAGTTCTACGCCACGGGCAAGGTAAGCAGCGACGTGATAGCCGAGGCGGAGCGGTTGAAGTCTGAATATGGGGTCACCGAGTTCGTGTTTGACCCTGCGGCGGCAGTGCTGCGGGAAGAGATGGCGCGGGCGGGGTTGTCGGTCATCGCGGGCGACAACGACGTCAACGGCGGGATTACATCCTGCCAACGTCGGTTCGCCGTGGACGGCAGCGGCAAGCCTGGGCTGACGATTAGCCCGGCGTGCGTGAACGTCATCAAAGAACTTGGCATGTACGAATGGCAACCCGGCGAAAAGGACAAGCCGGTCAAGAAACACGACCACGCCCTGGACGCCTTGCGATACGGCATCCGGCGCTTGGACGGCGGTAACCAAATCGACGTGCGAGTCATCAACGGCGGCAACCGTAGTGAACCCCACCGACCGACGAACGACGAACACATGTGGCAGACATTCCAGACGAACAGGGGGCACCGATGACCCTGGACGAAAACCTAGACACCCCAAACCCCGGCAGTAGCCGGAAGGATGTTTCTATGCAGTTTCTTACGACCCTGCGTGAGCAGGAACAGCAGGCGGCAACCAAAGCCGCAGAGGCAGAGGCAAAGCGTCAAGCCGACATCCACGGCAAGCGCCAGCGCTACGGACAACTCATTCGTCAAGCCATCATCGACGGTGACCTGGACGAAGTGACCGCCCCGAAGTTCCATCGCCTTGTGGCGGAGCTTGGCATTGATGCCGCCACGGTTGAAAGCCACGTTGCCGCCATTCGTCGCGCTGACGAGTTGGAGGGCGCTGCACAGAGCGTCGAAGCGCTGGAGCAAGCCCGGGAGGGCGTCAAAGTGAAGATCACTGAATTGCGTATCGCGCATCGGGACTACGAACGCGGCGAGCGTGTCCGGTTGCGGGATCACACCTGGGACGGCACGGCAAGCGTCGGCGTCATCGACGCGACCGAGGTCGCAATCGGTCAATCGAACGTCAAGACGATTCGCGAGATCAGCAGTCTCGACAGTTTGAGTGCCAACCTGTCAGAGCAGCTGCGGACCGCCCGCGCCGCCATCGACGAACGCAACACGTTGTTAAGCCGGTTCCCCTTCCTCTTCCCGGAAGGCGGTGCCCTGTGAAGGAAACAACAGCGCACACATTCGTCATCCACGGCGAGGTCGCCGGCGACGGCGGCACGGCGGAGCACGTCAACGCGGCAAAGGCTGTCGGTCGACGGTTCGGCATCGCGGTGGAATCCAACCACGTTGGCGGGATCACCTTTACGGACCCCGCTTCACCAGTCACCCGTTCAATTCAAACAACGAAGGGCATCATGAACAAGGGTATCGGCTACGGGTTCAGCGACATCGGCACGCAGATCGTTCGAGCATGGCAAGGAGGCGCACAATGAGTACATCAACCGCAATTCACGAAGCCGGGCACGCAGTCGTCGCGGCAGTTTTAGGCTGCGACATTGAAGCGGTCGTCGGTGTTCCCTGCACCGTCGATGGCGAACCAGCGGCAGGCGTTTGCGTTCACTCTGGTACGTCGCCGTTCAACGGTGCTGTCATCGGTGTTGCCGGTCCGATGGCAGAGGCAATGGCGGGATACCCTCCGATGCCAAGCCAAGAGGACGTTGCACCGATTACGGACGAGAACGCGGCGAGGGCGATTGCCGAAGCAAAGCGGATTCTGACCGCCAACTGGAAAGAGGTAACGACGCTGGCGGAGGTGCTCGACGAGTGCGGGACTGCTGGCAACGCGGCAGTGCAACAGATTCGCCGGGCATTCCGTCGTCGTCGCGTCAAGTTGGTGTTGCCGCCGGCACCCCGCCCGATGGGGGCACACGACTACACCGGCGCGCCGATTCACACCAACTACCCGTTCGACCAGTCGCGGCACAAGCTGCATCAGAAGGTGTGGACAAAGCATTTCATTCACTAACGCAGAGGCACCATGAACAAGCCGATTGCAATCAACCCCCGAAACCCCAAGCCGGCAGATTACCTGTCCGGCGGAAGGCTTCCATCGTCGCCCCCGTCAGGGAACGCGGCGAACGTCAAGCCCGACGCCCCCAAACCGGCGGACTACATCAACCCCCGAAAGGAATAGAATGGAAACCCCAAAGCAGGTTAGAGAATTTGCAGACGGTGACCCCGGCGTTGTCCCGCCCCGCCGGCTCAACGAGATCATTCGGGCAGCCAACGCACTGAACTATGAAGTTCAGTCACTCAAGACCCCGCCCGACGTTCCACAAACCCCGCCGATCATGTCGCACCTGTTCTACCCGCAGGAGGACGGCGGACGCGGCGAGGTATACAAAGGCGTGGCGGTTGCCGTTACCTGGAACGAGTTCAGCGCCGACAGTGGCGGGGATACCACGCTGGCGGACATCGGGCAAATCACGTCGTCCCCTGGCGTGTGGGCACGGAAGGCAATCGGCATCAACATTGCCGCCATTGGCAAGACGACCCACAACGTACCGAAGAACGCCAAGCCGTACCCGGCGACCCTTCGGAGCGTGAACGCTGACGGCACGCTGGTATTGATGTTCGACCCCGGCAGCCCGGCGGACCTGTTCCGGGTTCAGTTGTCGCAGACCGGCGGCAGTGACGGCACCGGCACCACGGCACCGTCATATACCTACACCGTCACCCGCAACGGGGTTCAACTTGCCACCGGCGAGAGTCCCGACGTGGGGCGGGCGAATGGTAGCTACACGGCGGCAACCCTGGGCATCGGCTACTACGACAGCGACGGCGAGTTCCAATTGCTGTACGCGTTCGAAGTTCCAAACACCTACGAATGCGCGGAGGCTTAAATGGGACTAGGCAAAACCCAACTAGATACCGATGGCAAGCGCCGGCTGCGGTCGGACGGTTCGCGGATTGTCGCCGAAGCTGCGCCGTGCTGTTGTGACACGCCTTGCGCGACGGAGTGGCCGACGTGCGCGGACGACCTGCCGACAGCGTTCACCATGTCCGGGAACACGTTGGAAGTAGGACAGCCGGACATCCCCTGGACCGCAGCGCTAAACCGAACCGCCCCATGTGAATTCGCGGGCACCATCGACGGCGTTTATTCCGACGGGTTCAGTCACTTCACTTTCGGCGTTTCTGTCTTTCAGGACTTTCTGCCCAATGGTTGTATTGCCTGGCGGTGGAGCGGATTCCCCGGCGGGGACACACTCCAAACGGTGAACGACCCGTCAACGCCCGCCGGAGCATACAACGACAACCTGGACGGGGCGGGAAGCGTTTACGGTGGAGTTACCGGGCTGGTGATTTCATGACCTGCAAACACTGGACGCCCTGCCAAGTTCGCAACGGGGGTTGTTGTGCCCTTGGGTTGTACGGCGGGAAGCCGAGCCTGGGCACGTGCAAGCGGTGCGACAATCGCGAGCCGTTGCCCGAGGGGTTAAGGCAGGACATCCCCGACGACTTCGACCCGGCAATAGAGGTGCGCCGGATGCGGGCTGGCGGTTGCTGTGGGAAGCCCGGTCAATTGCAACACGGTGTTGCAACATGAAATGTTTGTCCACCGTGGCCAAACATTCCGGCAACCGTTGCCGAAACCGCAAGATTCCATTTGCGCACCTGTGGCGCAATCACTTGAGCAGATCGCGAGCCTTGACGCCTAAGGCTTTGGCGATGGCTTCGAGCGTGGCAATGGTCGGGTTGGCAATCCTCCCCGATTCGAGTTGATACCACTTCTGGCGGTTCGGAAGTCCTGCCAGTTTCGCGGCTTCATCCTGCGTCAGCCCGCGTTTCTCGCGTAGTGCCTTTACCTTGTCGAGGTCGATACCCATGAGCGGATTGTATCCTATAACGGATTCCTTACAACCGGTAAGACGCGGAGAAATCCGATTAACGCCCGTTGCAATTGAATCCGAATAAGGATACAACATGGGCATGAACTTCCAGACCATCCAGACCGAGAAGGAATCGACGACGTTGGAAATCATGGGCGCTGCGTGGGCGCTCACCCTGACACCCGAACGCCTGCGGATGCGCGTGGATTCGGGCAAGTGGCAGACGGTTGACTACATCGTCGATCCTTCAGACCGGAGCATTGTGTTGAGTTCGTGGAATGGACCCGAGCGGGCCAGCGAACTACTGCGCGAGGCGCTCCAGCAGGCAGTGGATGTGATGAAGAACTAAAAGGACCGCGACCCGCCGGCACCCTTGGCAGGAACGACCGGCGAGCCGCAATCGGAGAAGCATCATGAGCAAGGCAAAGCAAGTACGCAACGGGCACGCAATCGCGGAGATTCTTCCCATGGCGCGTCCATCGGGTTCCGACGGGTTCCGCCGGTTCGCCGACGGCGAAATGCTCGACACCGTGGGGCTGGCTCAATTCCCGCCCTTCGTGTCTCAGCGGATGGACATCGCCGCCG is part of the Humisphaera borealis genome and encodes:
- a CDS encoding sigma factor-like helix-turn-helix DNA-binding protein; this encodes MSTGNLKRAIGQKERLAIRQEQALRLRLDGLSHSEIGERLGIDRSQITRDLQKVMKATAKRTEETAEQLRSIELQRLDLGIASIADKVRAGDPRALDLWLRYSESRRRLLGLDQQQQTTALIGEGAGLVFNIIEAQRPARFVESTATTPGDAIVESFAPALPAPTEGSATNG
- a CDS encoding PBSX family phage terminase large subunit, translated to MAKTRKPTASTIELLPKQYAFVTSTAREVLYSGAFGAGKSRATCVKLATRAQRPGAREALVRKHLVTLKGTTLKTLLEPEGNLPPVLPPGSYSHNQSAKTIRIVGGGEIVYFGLDDVAKVGSYNLSGVGVDQAEELSENDWTALRGRIRLNVDGVPNSLYGACNPSGPEHFLAVRFGLNGRSKAADGCHAIATKSADNWHLPESYLRDLQTYTGVAKRRYVDGEWCGSDGLVYDTFDPAIHVRERRDVWQRVIVGGDQGFSNPTAMVVIAEAEDGTLHLLAEFYATGKVSSDVIAEAERLKSEYGVTEFVFDPAAAVLREEMARAGLSVIAGDNDVNGGITSCQRRFAVDGSGKPGLTISPACVNVIKELGMYEWQPGEKDKPVKKHDHALDALRYGIRRLDGGNQIDVRVINGGNRSEPHRPTNDEHMWQTFQTNRGHR
- a CDS encoding helix-turn-helix transcriptional regulator, which encodes MGIDLDKVKALREKRGLTQDEAAKLAGLPNRQKWYQLESGRIANPTIATLEAIAKALGVKARDLLK